One window of Microbacterium sp. Root61 genomic DNA carries:
- the folE gene encoding GTP cyclohydrolase I, with protein MPVDRERVAALVRELLEAIGEDPDRPGLRLTPSRVADAYGEFFGGVGVDAATPLMHTISVSRGPAPDTLPSGAVMLRDIRFRSVCEHHLLPFRGHAHIAYLPGEQVVGLGALPRVVDILASRPQVQERLGEQIADTIAGSIDARGVFVVLDAVHECVTMRGDRQTDASTVTIAARGELAEPAARAELVALIGATRP; from the coding sequence GTGCCTGTCGATCGTGAGCGCGTTGCTGCGCTGGTGCGTGAACTGCTCGAGGCGATCGGTGAGGACCCCGATCGTCCGGGTCTACGCCTGACCCCGAGTCGCGTCGCGGACGCCTACGGGGAGTTCTTCGGCGGCGTCGGGGTGGATGCCGCGACTCCTCTGATGCACACGATCTCCGTGTCGCGCGGCCCGGCGCCGGACACCCTGCCATCCGGTGCCGTGATGCTGCGCGACATCCGCTTCCGGTCGGTCTGCGAGCACCACCTGCTGCCGTTCCGCGGGCACGCGCACATCGCCTACCTGCCGGGTGAGCAGGTCGTCGGACTCGGCGCGCTGCCCCGTGTCGTCGACATCCTCGCCTCCCGCCCGCAGGTGCAGGAGCGCCTCGGCGAGCAGATCGCCGACACCATCGCCGGGTCGATCGACGCGCGCGGTGTGTTCGTCGTCCTCGACGCCGTGCACGAGTGCGTCACGATGCGCGGGGATCGACAGACGGATGCCTCGACCGTGACGATCGCGGCACGCGGAGAGCTCGCCGAGCCCGCCGCCCGCGCCGAGCTGGTCGCACTCATCGGGGCCACTCGGCCATGA
- the ftsH gene encoding ATP-dependent zinc metalloprotease FtsH, with translation MDFKKITRNPLIYVLLIGVFLIVGFSLISSLGGAKQISTQQGLELLKGSTVTEVVNTDGDQRVDMKLSSPFEGASDVQFYYVDARAGEVVDAVNAADPKDGFNDAVPRPSWFDGILSLLLPILLLGLLFWFLMSSAQGGGSKVMQFGKSKAKLVSKESPTVTFADVAGSDEAIEEMQEIKDFLKDPTRFQAVGARIPKGVLLYGPPGTGKTLLARAVAGEAGVPFYSISGSDFVEMFVGVGASRVRDLFNQAKESSPAIIFIDEIDAVGRHRGAGMGGGHDEREQTLNQMLVEMDGFDPKVNVIVIAATNRPDILDPALLRPGRFDRQIGVDAPDLKGRKKILEVHGRGKPLADGVDLEVVARKTPGFTGADLANVLNEAALLTARSNAQLIDNRALDEAIDRVIAGPQRRTRVMKDKEKLITAYHEGGHALAAAAMNHTDPVTKVTILPRGKALGYTMVLPLDDKYSITRNELQDQLAYAMGGRVAEEIVFHDPTTGASNDIEKATGIARKMVTEYGMTTDVGPVKLGQSSGEVFMGRDMGHGREYSERVAERVDTEVRALIEQAHNEAYEVINANRDILDRLALELLEKETLDHLELAEIFTDIKRLPPRPQWLSSSERPVSKVPPVDVPRRQEEVGLVASVEAEEAAEKAPRRRPSGQARPATA, from the coding sequence ATGGACTTCAAGAAGATCACACGCAATCCGCTCATCTACGTGCTCCTGATCGGCGTGTTCCTCATCGTGGGCTTCTCGCTCATCTCGAGCCTGGGCGGCGCGAAGCAGATCTCCACCCAGCAGGGACTGGAGCTGCTCAAGGGCAGCACCGTCACCGAGGTGGTCAACACCGACGGCGATCAGCGCGTCGACATGAAGCTCTCATCGCCGTTCGAGGGCGCGAGCGACGTGCAGTTCTACTACGTCGACGCGCGTGCCGGCGAAGTGGTCGACGCCGTCAACGCGGCCGACCCCAAGGACGGCTTCAACGACGCAGTGCCGCGTCCGAGCTGGTTCGACGGCATCCTCTCCCTCCTCCTGCCGATCCTGTTGCTGGGTCTGTTGTTCTGGTTCCTGATGTCCAGCGCCCAGGGTGGCGGCAGCAAGGTCATGCAGTTCGGCAAGTCCAAGGCGAAGCTCGTCTCGAAGGAGTCGCCGACGGTGACCTTCGCGGATGTCGCGGGCTCGGACGAGGCCATCGAGGAGATGCAGGAGATCAAGGACTTCCTGAAGGACCCCACGAGGTTCCAGGCGGTCGGCGCTCGGATCCCGAAGGGCGTGCTGCTGTACGGCCCTCCCGGAACGGGCAAGACGCTGCTCGCCCGCGCCGTCGCCGGTGAGGCCGGCGTGCCGTTCTACTCGATCTCCGGTTCGGACTTCGTCGAGATGTTCGTCGGTGTCGGCGCATCCCGTGTGCGCGACCTGTTCAACCAGGCCAAGGAATCCAGCCCTGCGATCATCTTCATCGACGAGATCGACGCCGTTGGCCGTCACCGCGGCGCCGGCATGGGCGGCGGGCACGACGAGCGCGAGCAGACGCTGAACCAGATGCTCGTCGAGATGGACGGCTTCGACCCCAAGGTCAACGTCATCGTCATCGCGGCGACCAACCGCCCCGACATCCTCGACCCGGCGCTGCTGCGCCCCGGTCGCTTCGACCGTCAGATCGGCGTGGACGCGCCCGACCTCAAGGGCCGCAAGAAGATCCTCGAGGTGCACGGCCGCGGCAAGCCCCTCGCCGACGGCGTCGACCTCGAAGTCGTCGCGCGCAAGACGCCGGGCTTCACCGGCGCCGACCTCGCGAACGTGCTGAACGAGGCCGCGCTGCTCACCGCGCGCTCCAACGCCCAGCTCATCGACAACCGCGCCCTGGACGAGGCGATCGACCGCGTCATCGCCGGTCCGCAGCGTCGCACCCGCGTGATGAAGGACAAGGAGAAGCTCATCACCGCGTACCACGAGGGCGGACACGCACTCGCGGCGGCGGCGATGAACCACACCGACCCCGTCACCAAGGTCACGATCCTGCCCCGAGGCAAGGCCCTCGGCTACACGATGGTGCTGCCGCTCGACGACAAGTACTCGATCACCCGCAACGAGCTGCAGGACCAGCTCGCCTATGCGATGGGCGGCCGCGTCGCCGAGGAGATCGTCTTCCACGACCCCACCACGGGTGCCTCGAACGACATCGAGAAGGCCACCGGCATCGCCCGCAAGATGGTCACCGAGTACGGCATGACGACGGATGTCGGACCGGTCAAGCTGGGCCAGTCCAGCGGCGAGGTCTTCATGGGACGCGACATGGGTCACGGTCGCGAGTACTCCGAGCGCGTCGCCGAGCGGGTCGACACCGAGGTGCGCGCGCTCATCGAGCAGGCGCACAACGAGGCGTACGAGGTCATCAACGCGAACCGCGACATCCTCGACCGTCTCGCCCTCGAGCTGCTCGAGAAGGAGACGCTCGACCACCTCGAGCTCGCCGAGATCTTCACCGACATCAAGCGCCTCCCGCCGCGCCCGCAGTGGCTCTCCAGCAGCGAGCGTCCGGTTTCGAAGGTGCCGCCGGTGGACGTGCCGCGTCGCCAGGAAGAGGTCGGTCTGGTCGCGTCCGTCGAGGCGGAGGAAGCCGCCGAGAAGGCTCCGCGCCGCCGCCCGAGCGGGCAGGCGCGCCCCGCGACCGCGTAG